Proteins encoded in a region of the Raphanus sativus cultivar WK10039 chromosome 8, ASM80110v3, whole genome shotgun sequence genome:
- the LOC108821715 gene encoding uncharacterized protein LOC108821715: MVFNSAVVVAVADISTDTWQLMWRVPTSQRINTEQLMDMAFCYPMYQLSRLVLCLWTFMCLPPDDSFYSYTYESQSASSSFTDYHNHYSHSY, encoded by the coding sequence ATGGTTTTCAACAGTGCGGTGGTTGTGGCTGTAGCAGACATCTCCACCGACACGTGGCAGTTGATGTGGAGGGTTCCGACGTCGCAGAGGATCAATACAGAGCAGCTTATGGACATGGCGTTTTGTTACCCGATGTATCAGTTGAGTCGTCTGGTTCTCTGTTTATGGACTTTCATGTGCCTCCCTCCTGATGATTCCTTCTACTCCTACACCTACGAATCTCAAtctgcttcttcttcgtttACTGACTATCATAATCACTACTCCCATTCATATTGA
- the LOC108822797 gene encoding uncharacterized protein LOC108822797, protein MGAAKHLRRDKLGRGFLVCLCLWGFFSLSCAARSGVSKQKFEVKKHLNRLNKPAVKSIQSPDGDIIDCVPITKQPAFDHPFLKDHKIQMKPNYHPEGLFDDNKVSSFSTKSKDKEPHIPQLWHRYGKCAEGTIPMRRTKEDDVLRASSVKRYGKKKHRTVPLPKSAEPDLINQSGHQHAIAYVEGDKYYGAKATINVWEPKIQQQNEFSLSQIWLLGGSFGQDLNSIEAGWQVSPDLYGDNNTRLFTYWTSDAYQATGCYNLLCSGFIQINSDIAMGASISPVSGYRNSQYDISILIWKDPKEGHWWMQFGNGYVLGYWPSFLFSYLTESASMIEWGGEVVNSQADGHHTSTQMGSGRFPEEGFSKASYFRNIQVVDSSNNLKAPKGLGTFTEQSNCYDVQPGNNDDWGHFFYYGGPGKNENCP, encoded by the exons ATGGGAGCGGCGAAGCATCTTAGGAGGGATAAGTTAGGTAGAGGCTTCTTAGTGTGTTTATGTCTTTGGGGTTTCTTCTCTCTATCCTGCGCCGCAAGGTCCGGCGTATCTAAGCAGAAGTTCGAAGTCAAGAAGCATCTGAACAGGCTTAACAAACCTGCCGTCAAGAGCATTCAG AGCCCAGATGGTGATATCATTGACTGTGTTCCTATCACAAAGCAACCAGCTTTTGATCATCCTTTCCTCAAAGATCACAAGATTCag ATGAAGCCTAACTACCATCCTGAGGGACTCTTTGATGACAACAAAGTGTCTTCTTTCTCTACtaaatcaaaagacaaggaacCCCATATCCCTCAGTTATGGCATCGTTATGGCAAATGCGCTGAAGGAACCATTCCCATGAGGAGGACTAAAGAGGACGATGTCTTGAGAGCAAGTTCTGTCAAAAGATATGGCAAGAAGAAGCATAGAACTGTCCCTTTGCCTAAATCTGCTGAACCTGACCTCATCAACCAAAGTGGTCACCAG CATGCCATAGCTTATGTGGAAGGGGATAAGTACTATGGAGCTAAAGCGACTATTAATGTGTGGGAGCCAAAGATACAGCAGCAGAACGAGTTCAGCCTGTCGCAGATATGGCTTCTTGGTGGCTCTTTCGGACAAGATCTTAACAGCATCGAAGCTGGTTGGCAG GTAAGCCCGGATCTGTATGGTGACAATAACACAAGACTCTTCACTTACTGGACT AGTGATGCATATCAAGCTACTGGCTGCTACAATCTTCTTTGCTCTGGTTTTATTCAAATAAACAGTGACATAGCAATGGGAGCTAGTATCTCTCCGGTCTCTGGCTACCGTAACTCGCAGTATGACATCAGCATTCTGATCTGGAAG GATCCAAAAGAGGGACACTGGTGGATGCAATTTGGAAACGGCTATGTTTTAGGATACTGGCCATCTTTCCTCTTCTCCTACTTAACAGAAAGTGCGTCAATGATTGAATGGGGAGGGGAAGTTGTGAACTCACAAGCAGATGGCCACCACACTTCAACGCAAATGGGCAGTGGTAGGTTCCCTGAAGAAGGCTTCAGCAAAGCAAGTTACTTCAGGAACATTCAAGTGGTTGATTCTTCAAACAACCTCAAGGCACCTAAAGGACTTGGGACGTTCACTGAGCAGTCCAACTGTTATGATGTTCAACCCGGAAACAATGATGATTGGGGTCATTTCTTCTACTATGGAGGTCCCGGTAAAAACGAGAACTGTCCATAA